In Leptospira congkakensis, the DNA window ACGATTTCCTTTCTTAGCTTATCTTGGTCCAGGCCTCCTGTATGCCGGTGCAGCCGTTGGCGTTTCCCATCTTGTCCAATCGACTCGGGCTGGAGCTGTTTACGGATACGGGTTACTGTTTGTTGTACTGTTTGCCAATTTGATTAAATATCCTTTTTTTGTAGTCGGTACTAAGTATACAATTATCACCGGAAAATCACTGTTAGATGGTTACGAAGCACTTGGCCGTTTACCTGTTTGGATATTTTTCTTTATATCAGTTGGAACCATGTGTATTATTGTGGCAACGGTAACTCTTGTTACTTCTGGATTGTTTTCCAATCTTCTTGGTATTTCCATGGAACCTTGGTTACTCTGTGCTATCATTTTAATTTTCTGTTTTCTATTACTTGCCATCGGTAAATTTGCAGCCCTTGACGGACTCATGAAATGGATCGTGGTTTTGCTGACTGTGTCTACCGTAGTAGCAATGGTTCTTTCCTTTTATGCAGGAATTCCAAAATTAGAAACAGTTGGAAAAACCTTTTCCATTGGAGATTTAGGAGATGTAGCTTTTCTCATTGCTCTAATGGGTTGGATGCCTATCCCGATTGAAGCTGCTGTTTGGCAATCGGATTGGACTCTCGCAAAAAAAACTCCAGATGGGAAACTCCCTCCTATGAAGTATGCGATGATCGATTTTAATATCGGTTATATTGGAACTACTTTGCTTGCGGTTTGTTTTTTGGCTTTAGGTGCCAATATGATGTATAATACAGGTGCCGAGTTTTCTTCTCAGGCAGTTAGTTTTGCATCCGAGTTGGTTCGTTTGTATACTTCTGCCATTGGTTCTTGGTCCTATCCCATCATTCTCATTGCTGCTTTTTTTACTATGTTTTCAACCACTCTTACTTGTTTTGATGCTTATCCGCGAGTGGTATCCAATGCCAGTCGTCGTTTGTTCAAACCATTAGAAAAAATTCCTACGGAAAAACTCT includes these proteins:
- a CDS encoding Nramp family divalent metal transporter, coding for MRRFPFLAYLGPGLLYAGAAVGVSHLVQSTRAGAVYGYGLLFVVLFANLIKYPFFVVGTKYTIITGKSLLDGYEALGRLPVWIFFFISVGTMCIIVATVTLVTSGLFSNLLGISMEPWLLCAIILIFCFLLLAIGKFAALDGLMKWIVVLLTVSTVVAMVLSFYAGIPKLETVGKTFSIGDLGDVAFLIALMGWMPIPIEAAVWQSDWTLAKKTPDGKLPPMKYAMIDFNIGYIGTTLLAVCFLALGANMMYNTGAEFSSQAVSFASELVRLYTSAIGSWSYPIILIAAFFTMFSTTLTCFDAYPRVVSNASRRLFKPLEKIPTEKLYWYWIILVGVGSILILLFFRTNMKSLVDFATTVSFLNAPVLALIHHLILFGKEIPREQRPKPWMNLLSWFGILFLFGFSIYYINITFF